In Geobacillus kaustophilus, a genomic segment contains:
- a CDS encoding murein hydrolase activator EnvC family protein, whose protein sequence is MKKKNMMALAVAAALGIGVLPPAVDAVSTRDIEQKRNEIDALRSKRSEVQDKISEAQKNIEALQSQQKQVANDIEKLNIAIEETSGKIRNVSADIDQTEQAIDQLKQEIAEIQERIKKRNEILKERLRSLQENGGAVSYLEVLLGAQSFSDFIDRMSAVTTIMEADQQIIREQEADKALKEKKEAELTEKRNKLQADLQELKQLQSKLAGQLEQKNRLMADLKQKEEEEHDHKMALEEEKELIAKQEAAVKQQLAELERQKRAEEEAKQRGHTYASPNGGGVSSGETPSGGSTPPVSSGAFTRPANGPITSGFGYRFGGTDFHPGVDIGKRAPVVPVVAAADGIVFRSYYSSSYGNVIFISHVINGQTYTTVYAHLEARLVGEGQHVRKGQIIGYMGNTGNSTGPHLHFELHRGGWNEAKTNAVNPLDYIPF, encoded by the coding sequence ATGAAAAAGAAAAACATGATGGCGCTCGCCGTCGCTGCGGCGCTTGGGATTGGCGTTCTGCCGCCGGCGGTGGACGCCGTCAGCACTCGCGACATCGAACAAAAGCGAAACGAAATCGACGCGCTTCGCTCGAAGCGGTCAGAGGTGCAAGACAAGATCAGCGAGGCGCAAAAAAACATCGAGGCCCTTCAGTCGCAACAAAAACAAGTCGCCAACGATATTGAAAAGCTGAACATTGCCATTGAGGAAACGAGCGGCAAAATCCGCAACGTCAGCGCCGATATTGACCAAACGGAGCAAGCCATTGACCAATTGAAGCAAGAAATTGCCGAAATTCAAGAACGGATTAAAAAGCGAAATGAAATTTTGAAGGAGCGGCTTCGTTCTTTGCAGGAAAACGGCGGGGCCGTCAGCTACTTGGAAGTGTTGCTCGGCGCGCAAAGCTTCAGCGACTTCATCGACCGGATGAGCGCCGTGACGACGATCATGGAAGCCGACCAGCAAATCATCCGCGAGCAGGAAGCCGATAAAGCGTTAAAAGAGAAAAAGGAAGCCGAATTGACGGAGAAGCGGAACAAGCTGCAAGCGGACTTGCAAGAATTGAAGCAGCTGCAATCGAAACTCGCCGGCCAGCTGGAACAGAAAAACCGCCTGATGGCCGATTTGAAGCAAAAAGAGGAAGAAGAGCATGATCATAAGATGGCGCTTGAAGAAGAAAAAGAACTGATCGCCAAGCAAGAAGCGGCGGTGAAACAGCAGCTTGCTGAACTTGAGCGGCAAAAACGGGCCGAAGAAGAAGCGAAACAGAGAGGACATACATATGCCTCGCCAAACGGTGGAGGAGTGTCATCAGGAGAAACGCCATCCGGCGGCAGCACGCCGCCTGTATCGAGCGGAGCGTTCACCCGCCCGGCCAACGGACCCATCACCTCGGGCTTTGGCTACCGGTTTGGGGGCACTGATTTCCATCCAGGCGTTGATATCGGCAAGCGAGCTCCCGTTGTGCCGGTTGTCGCTGCAGCGGACGGCATTGTATTCCGCTCCTACTATTCTAGCAGCTACGGCAACGTCATTTTCATCAGCCATGTGATTAATGGGCAAACATATACGACCGTGTACGCCCATCTGGAAGCACGTCTTGTCGGAGAAGGGCAGCATGTCCGCAAAGGACAAATAATTGGCTACATGGGCAATACAGGGAATTCGACCGGTCCGCATCTTCATTTTGAATTGCACCGCGGCGGCTGGAACGAAGCGAAAACAAATGCGGTCAATCCGCTTGACTATATTCCTTTCTAA
- the bioC gene encoding malonyl-ACP O-methyltransferase BioC, translated as MIDKQLMRKRFSERAKTYDQFANVQKTMADLLAVHIGIRPHNILEVGCGTGYLTEKLCRMFPHARITAVDIAPGMIAVAKERLSGEDVTWICADIEDMTWDERYDLIISNATFQWLNDAVRTIARLYRALSEGGCLVFSTFGARTFHELHTSFSFALKAKNIHESFRIGPAFPTLAEWMGRCQQAAPAAQIDGFEWVETERFPSVRDFFLSLRHIGATNSMIGRYCQRPSVFKAMMHEYEQRFLAHGEITATYHCLLIRMTRC; from the coding sequence ATGATTGACAAGCAGCTCATGAGAAAACGGTTTAGCGAGCGGGCGAAAACGTATGACCAGTTTGCTAATGTCCAAAAAACAATGGCCGATCTATTGGCTGTCCACATTGGCATACGCCCCCACAACATTTTAGAAGTTGGCTGCGGCACGGGCTATCTCACTGAAAAACTGTGCCGTATGTTCCCGCACGCGCGCATAACCGCAGTCGACATTGCACCAGGCATGATCGCCGTTGCGAAAGAACGACTTAGCGGCGAAGATGTGACATGGATATGCGCCGATATCGAGGATATGACATGGGATGAGCGATATGATTTGATCATTTCCAATGCAACATTTCAATGGCTGAATGACGCCGTCAGGACGATCGCCCGCCTCTACCGGGCGTTAAGTGAGGGAGGGTGCCTTGTGTTTTCCACTTTCGGCGCCCGCACGTTCCACGAATTGCATACTTCATTTTCGTTCGCGCTGAAAGCTAAGAACATCCATGAGTCGTTTCGCATCGGCCCTGCTTTTCCGACCCTGGCGGAATGGATGGGCCGTTGCCAGCAAGCTGCCCCTGCCGCCCAAATTGACGGGTTTGAATGGGTGGAAACGGAGCGATTTCCATCTGTCCGTGATTTTTTCCTATCGCTGCGCCATATCGGTGCCACGAATAGCATGATTGGCCGCTATTGCCAGCGTCCGTCTGTCTTCAAAGCCATGATGCATGAATACGAACAGCGCTTTTTGGCGCACGGGGAGATCACAGCTACTTACCATTGCCTATTGATCCGTATGACCCGCTGTTAA
- a CDS encoding alpha/beta fold hydrolase, with protein MNIVCIPGWGMKADIFAPLLDSLSLRGNATAVEWKEIETVHCFRKRAEQVLHERATVIGWSLGSLVALELAYAYPERVSRLILIGGTSRFIADEGYEAGWHPRIVKRMKTQLQVRPADTIAAFLASLWSKSEKGDISDFFYRDRVDDLLIGLDYLIEADARPFLADISAPMLIVHGEQDAICPPAAARYIAERAPNAIMALLPDAGHVPFWTQAETCAHLIQTWVGETDD; from the coding sequence ATGAATATTGTCTGCATTCCGGGATGGGGAATGAAAGCGGATATTTTTGCACCGTTGCTCGATTCGTTATCATTAAGGGGAAATGCGACAGCCGTCGAATGGAAGGAAATTGAAACGGTTCATTGCTTTCGAAAGCGGGCGGAACAGGTGCTTCATGAGCGTGCGACGGTCATCGGCTGGTCGCTCGGTTCGCTTGTAGCTCTGGAGTTGGCCTATGCTTATCCCGAGCGGGTCTCTCGCCTTATTTTGATCGGCGGCACGAGCCGTTTTATTGCCGATGAGGGTTATGAAGCTGGATGGCATCCACGGATCGTCAAGCGGATGAAAACACAGCTGCAAGTACGTCCAGCTGACACGATCGCTGCGTTTCTTGCTTCATTATGGTCCAAGAGCGAAAAGGGGGATATTTCTGATTTCTTTTACCGCGATCGGGTTGATGATCTGCTGATCGGACTTGATTATTTGATCGAGGCGGATGCGCGCCCGTTTTTGGCGGACATCTCCGCTCCAATGCTGATCGTTCACGGTGAGCAAGATGCGATTTGTCCACCTGCTGCTGCACGCTATATCGCTGAACGCGCTCCCAACGCTATCATGGCTTTGCTCCCTGATGCGGGGCATGTTCCGTTTTGGACTCAAGCAGAGACATGCGCTCATCTTATTCAGACATGGGTTGGTGAGACTGATGATTGA
- the ftsX gene encoding permease-like cell division protein FtsX: protein MTLHTFKRHVRESIKSLGRNGWMTFASASAVTVTLLLVGVFFVVMFNINHFAKKVENDVEIRVHIELTADNRQKDALRRQIEAIPNVKEVRYSSKDEELKRLIKSMGDEGSSFRLFEQDNPLSDVYVVKAAHPQDTVKVAKQIETLPFVHKVNYGQGTVEKLFDALKVARNVGLVLILGLLFTAMFLISNTIKITIFARRREIEIMRLVGATNGFIRWPFFLEGLWLGVLGALFPIAALSIVYYNVYQVYEQRVSLPFFELLPFSPFIWQLSALLLAIGAGIGIWGSVMSVRKFLKV from the coding sequence ATGACGCTTCATACGTTTAAGCGCCACGTCCGGGAAAGCATCAAAAGCCTTGGCCGCAACGGTTGGATGACGTTTGCATCCGCCAGCGCCGTCACGGTCACATTGTTGCTTGTCGGCGTCTTTTTTGTCGTCATGTTCAACATCAACCATTTTGCTAAAAAAGTCGAAAACGATGTCGAAATTCGCGTCCATATCGAGCTGACGGCTGACAACCGGCAAAAAGACGCTTTGCGCCGGCAAATTGAAGCCATTCCAAACGTGAAGGAAGTGCGCTATTCGTCGAAGGACGAAGAGCTGAAGCGGCTGATCAAAAGCATGGGGGACGAGGGTTCGTCGTTCCGATTGTTTGAACAGGACAACCCGTTGAGCGATGTATACGTCGTGAAAGCGGCCCATCCGCAAGATACAGTGAAAGTCGCGAAGCAAATCGAAACATTGCCGTTCGTTCATAAAGTCAACTATGGCCAAGGGACGGTGGAGAAGCTGTTTGACGCGTTGAAGGTGGCGCGCAACGTCGGGCTCGTGCTCATTCTCGGACTGTTGTTTACGGCGATGTTTCTCATTTCCAACACGATCAAAATTACGATTTTCGCCCGCCGCCGCGAAATTGAAATTATGCGGCTTGTCGGGGCGACGAACGGATTCATCCGCTGGCCGTTCTTTTTGGAAGGGTTATGGCTTGGGGTGCTTGGCGCTCTCTTCCCGATCGCGGCGCTTTCGATCGTGTACTACAACGTGTATCAAGTGTATGAACAGCGGGTTTCCTTGCCGTTTTTCGAACTTCTTCCGTTTTCGCCGTTTATATGGCAGTTGAGCGCACTGCTGCTGGCGATCGGCGCAGGCATCGGCATTTGGGGAAGCGTCATGTCGGTACGCAAGTTTTTGAAAGTGTAA